The genome window CAAAGTCGAGCTTCTTGTATTTCTCGGCCTCCGCAGCCATTTCCTCGTAACGCTGCAAGCGAGCCTTATTCTTCGCCTGACGTGCCTTAGCGCCCGAGCGCACCCACTGCAGTTCCTGCTTCAACCGCTTCTGCAGCTTGGCGTCTTTCTTACCCGCAACTTGCAGACGCTCAGATTTCTTCTCCAAGTACGTGGAGTAGTTACCTTCGTAGGGGTACAGCTTCCCGCGATCGACCTCACAAATCCACTGGGCAACGTGGTCGAGGAAGTAACGGTCGTGGGTAACAGCCAACACCGCGCCCGGATAATTACGCAGATGCTGCTCCAGCCAGAGCACAGACTCAGCGTCCAAGTGGTTGGTGGGCTCATCGAGCAGCAATAGATCTGGCTCAGCCAACAGAAGCTTGGCTAGTGCTACACGACGACGCTCACCACCGGATAGCGTCGTCACTGGCGAGTCTGACGGCGGACACCGCAGCGCATCCATAGCCTGGTCGATCTTCGAATCCAATTCCCAGGCGTCGGCAGTGTCGATCTTCTCCTGCAGGACGGTCATGCGTTCCATGAGCTCATCGGAATAATCCGTCGCCATCTTTTCGGCGATTTCTTCATATTCACGCTTGACTTCCCAGATCTCTCCGAGGCCTTCTTCCACGTTGCCGCGGACGGTCTTTTCCTCGTTGAGTGGAGGCTCCTGGAGCAAGATCCCCACAGAAGCGCCGGGATCGAGGAACGCCTCACCATTGGAGGGCTGATCAATTCCCGCCATAATTTTCAAGATCGACGATTTTCCGGCGCCGTTTGGCCCCACCACGCCGATCTTGGCCCCCGGATAAAAAGCCATGGTGACGTCGTCAAGAATGACTTTTTCTCCATGCGCCTTGCGCACGTTTTTCATTGTGTAAATGAATTCACCCATACAGTCCTCAACTCATTTTTCTATGCCGCACGAACCTAGCATTCTCTGCTCACCTACTATGGCCGATGACCATAGGGTTCACCACCTCGAAAGCTAATCTCAAGGATCAACCTCGAGAGTTAAGAGGTGGGATGGTCCCCGCGCAAGTTCCTCAGCAAAGTCTAACCGTTGAGGGTACGCAAGCACGGTGCTAACAACAACCAGTTACGACGACTCCTTCACGGAGGCACGCCCTCATGCGCTAGCCAAGGCGACATCCCGTGTGTATGAATCCTCCTGTTCGCTCAAATGCATGGAGTTCCTCAGGGCTGTGGAGTCGGCGGAAGTGCTCGAATCACTCGACGAGCCCTCGGGGAATGGATTTCCATCCGACGTGACCGTTCCGTCCCAATCGGTGGAGAGACTCGTCACCTCCCCTGATCCCTTGGCTGCTCCAGCAGAGGAGCCGATTTCCAACGGAACCAAACGTCCTAGGCGGCTAGTCATCGCGGACGTAATAACGATCCTGTTGAGGTCAACTCCAACGTGAGAGGCCTTGATTCTCACGGAGCTCCGCGTGATCTTCTCCCCCGAGTCCAACGTCGCCTCCCACGAATGAGTGATCAGCCGACCGTATATAACAACTGGCATCCTCTTCGTTACCGATTTCAAACAGTGTGTGGCTAGTGGACCGGACATCTG of Corynebacterium kroppenstedtii DSM 44385 contains these proteins:
- the ettA gene encoding energy-dependent translational throttle protein EttA; the protein is MGEFIYTMKNVRKAHGEKVILDDVTMAFYPGAKIGVVGPNGAGKSSILKIMAGIDQPSNGEAFLDPGASVGILLQEPPLNEEKTVRGNVEEGLGEIWEVKREYEEIAEKMATDYSDELMERMTVLQEKIDTADAWELDSKIDQAMDALRCPPSDSPVTTLSGGERRRVALAKLLLAEPDLLLLDEPTNHLDAESVLWLEQHLRNYPGAVLAVTHDRYFLDHVAQWICEVDRGKLYPYEGNYSTYLEKKSERLQVAGKKDAKLQKRLKQELQWVRSGAKARQAKNKARLQRYEEMAAEAEKYKKLDFEEIQIPTPQRLGNQVVEVSHLNKGFDGRTLIKDLSFTLPRNGIVGVIGPNGVGKSTLFKTIVGLEEPDSGEVKVGKTVDISYVDQNRENIDPEKTVWEVVSDGLDYIIVGQNEMPSRAYISAFGFKGADQQKPAKVLSGGERNRLNLALTLKQGGNLILLDEPTNDLDVETLSSLENALEQFPGCAVVISHDRWFLDRTCTHILAWEGNVAEGQWYWFEGNFEDYEKNKVDRLGEEAARPHRVTHRKLTR
- a CDS encoding single-stranded DNA-binding protein, translating into MAQNSAMVTVVGNVVSDPVDRTPSGRTPFSTMRVASDRRWRDDDGVWQSSDSLFIDVQMSGPLATHCLKSVTKRMPVVIYGRLITHSWEATLDSGEKITRSSVRIKASHVGVDLNRIVITSAMTSRLGRLVPLEIGSSAGAAKGSGEVTSLSTDWDGTVTSDGNPFPEGSSSDSSTSADSTALRNSMHLSEQEDSYTRDVALASA